In the genome of Aerosakkonema funiforme FACHB-1375, the window GCCGCAGTTGCCGGCGCTGCTGCACTAGCTGGAGCTGCACTAGCTGGAGCTGCTTTCGCCGCAGGTGCTGCTGCTGCTGCGGGACGTTTTTTCGACTTGTCTAGGGCGGTTTTCAGCGCTGCCATCAGCTGCTTCTGGTCAAATGGCTTTGCCAGAAACTCAAAAAATTCAAATGGTTCCGGAATTTCTTTAGTAACTTCGTCTTTACGGCCTGACATTACCACTAAAGGAATCGTCCGGAGCTCTGGTTGTTTTTCGATTTCCTGAAAAACGTCCCAACCACTTTTCTTTGGCAGGATGAAATCCAACATAATCCAGTTCGGACGTTCCTTGCGGATTAAATTGAGTCCTTCTACGCCGTCTTTGGCTTCGACGATCTCAAATTTACCCGCAGGTAACATATCTTTTACGGTTTTTCGGATGACTCCGCTGTCGTCTATAACGAGTATTTTGTTAGGCACGACCGATTCCTCTGCGGGAACAGTGATTTTTTTCTAAAACTAATGCTATCGTGTGGGCTTCTTTACTGTGCTAGACACCGCAGCGCTAACACGGGTTGGGTTTTTGTGTTGTATCGGCTGTCCGATCGAGGCAAGTATTTTTTGCCGCTAACAACCGAATCCTGGCAAACACGATGAGATGGGCCGCGTTTGGATAGACTGTATTAGCCTTTTTTCAGCTTACCAGCGAACGACGTTTTACTTTCCCAAGGGAATTTAAGTATATGAAAACCTCCCACACTCACAAGCTTTAGTCTCGATACGGACAATTGAAATTGTCTATTAAGACCAATATTTCTATGTCTACGCACCCATACTACCAGTTCCTTGCCCACCCTAGCAGCACTTTGTCTGACATCAGCGCAAGTGCGGCGATGGCGGGAGTAAATTCTGATGGCGTCGATCGCATAAGAGTCTCAGGTGACATACGATTGCCATACCAGTTTAGCCAACGCTCTACAATTTGAGGCAGACTAATTTTTAAAAGTGCTAGGACCTTGTTTTTCAGCATAAATACTTAAGTTCTATGGCATCTGAAGCTAATCGTACAGATATAACCGCAAAAGCCAATACCCAAATGAAATCTGAAATTGAGGCTATGCCGGCTTGGTTGCGAAGTCGAGGTATCGGTAAAGCCAGTGAAATCTCAACTGTGCAGCGCATTATTAAGCAGCGCCAGATTCACACCATTTGTGAAGAAGGGCGCTGTCCCAATCGGGGTGAGTGCTATTCCCAAAAAACAGCGACTTTCCTACTGATGGGGCCGACCTGTACCAGAGCTTGTGCTTTTTGTCAAGTAGATAAAGGTCACGCGCCCATGCCTTTAGATCCTCAAGAACCCCAAAAGGTGGCCGAATCAGTGCAGTTGCTCGGTTTGCGCTATGTGGTGCTGACTTCCGTGGCGCGAGACGATTTGGCAGATGGGGGAGCGGGTTGGTTTGCGGTGACAATGGGGGCTATCCGCGAGTTAAATCCCCAGACGCAAATAGAGGTGCTGACACCAGACTTTTGGGGCGGTCAAGGAGATGCAGAGCTTACGCCAGAAGAAAAACAGCATCAACGGATTGCTACGGTGGTGAAGGCAAAGCCGGCTTGTTACAACCACAATATTGAAACGGTGCGACGGCTGCAAGCACCGGTGCGGCGAGGGGCTAAGTACGATCGCACTCTCGCCGTCCTCCAGATTGTCAAACAACTCGACTCCACAATTCCCACCAAATCCGGGTTAATGCTGGGACATGGGGAAACGGAAGCAGAAGTAATCGAGACAATGGCAGATTTAAGGGCTGTGGGGTGCGATCGCATCACCTTGGGTCAATATATGCGTCCCTCTCTGGAACACCTGCCGGTGCAGAAGTACTGGACACCGACAGAATTCGATCGTTTGGGTACGATCGCCAAGGAAATGGGCTTTTCTCACGTTCGTTCCGGGCCACTCGTCCGCAGTTCCTACCACGCGAGTGAGACTGCTTAAGGGAAACAGCCTCAAGATTTGCAACTTGAGGCATACCTTACAAATTTACAAATCTTTCTCGGATGTTGTGTTATTGGGGATCGATCTTTGGTATTTGTTGATCAATCACCAAAACCAAATTAGGAGAACAGCCTATGACTGCTAAAGTCCCAAAAACGACTAATGCAACTCGTCCTAGCACAAAAGGCCCCTATCCGTTTCGTACAGCTTGGTTTCTACTGCTGTTAGGTATCAACTTCTTGGTAGCAGCCTATTATTTCCATATTCTGGTATAACACCGACATTTTTTGACAATCGGTGCTGCTCAGAGCGTGCCTTTGAACAAACCTTGGGGACGAACGAGCAGCACTATTACCATGATGACTAGCGCTACAGCGAGTTTATATTCTGGCCCTAAAAAGGGAATGCTGAATTGTTGACCGATGCCGGCGGTAACTTCCTGGGCTATACCAATGACGAAAGCACCTGCGATCGCACCGTAAGGATTGCCAATTCCACCCAGAATTACAGAGGCAAACATCGGCAAGATCAAAAACCATCCCATATTAGGCCGAATTCCCGTAATCAGGCCGTACATACCGCCACCTAAAGCGGTTAAAGTGCCAGCGATCGCCCAAGTCCAAATCACGACGCGATCGACATTGATACCAGTGACGCGAGCTAAGTCAACATTATCTGCGACGGCTCGCATCGCTTTGCCGATTTTGGTATTCTGCAATAACAAGTGCAGTGACACAATTGCCAAAATAGCTAAAATTACGACGACGATCCGGTAGAAAGCGACTCTGACACCGAAAATGTCGATCGCATCTGCAACAGGTAAAGCATAGGATTGGTTGCTACCTCCCCAGATGAAGATAATACCGTTGCGGATAAATAAGGCCAATCCTATAGATAGGATCATTAAAGTGGTAGAAGTAGCACGGCGATCTCGCATCGGCGACCACAGCAGCTTTTCTGACAGCACCATTCCGGCTACCGTTACGATCGCACCAAAAATCAGCGCCAACCAGATATTTACTCCACTCGTATTTACTACCCAAGCCAGATAAGCTCCCAGCGTCATAAAGTCACCGTGAGCGAAGTTGGCTAGCCGCAAGATTCCATAGGTCAGCGTTAAACCGACTGCTGCCAGAGCAATGATACTACCTACCGCAATCCCGTTTACAAACAGCTGTGCAATTTGTTGTACGTCCATTTTTTGATTTATAACCTTTACCCAGTCCTATCGCTTTGATAGATTGTCTCCCAACACAACTGCTTTGAAAAGCTTCATATTTTGAAAGCTATATAAAAATGCTGCAAAATCTCAGAAAAGCAGACTGACTGGCTTCCTACAAGCGCAATTGCTAACTTTCAGCTTTGTCTGACCCGCAGAAAATATTAATTTTTTTGGTTCTCCTTGACTCTCCAGTGCAGGGGAGGGTTTATCGTAGTATTGTCAGTTTCGCTTAAAACGTAATCTACCTCATTGTGTAAGTCTTGTCTAAGAGTTGACATCCTCCTCGACCTAAAGGTACGAGGATTCCAAAGATCGCTCTTTGGGCTTCCTCTTTCCACGACTCGGCTTACTTGGAGGGATTTCTCCACCCAGGCAGAG includes:
- a CDS encoding branched-chain amino acid ABC transporter permease, producing MDVQQIAQLFVNGIAVGSIIALAAVGLTLTYGILRLANFAHGDFMTLGAYLAWVVNTSGVNIWLALIFGAIVTVAGMVLSEKLLWSPMRDRRATSTTLMILSIGLALFIRNGIIFIWGGSNQSYALPVADAIDIFGVRVAFYRIVVVILAILAIVSLHLLLQNTKIGKAMRAVADNVDLARVTGINVDRVVIWTWAIAGTLTALGGGMYGLITGIRPNMGWFLILPMFASVILGGIGNPYGAIAGAFVIGIAQEVTAGIGQQFSIPFLGPEYKLAVALVIMVIVLLVRPQGLFKGTL
- the lipA gene encoding lipoyl synthase, which encodes MASEANRTDITAKANTQMKSEIEAMPAWLRSRGIGKASEISTVQRIIKQRQIHTICEEGRCPNRGECYSQKTATFLLMGPTCTRACAFCQVDKGHAPMPLDPQEPQKVAESVQLLGLRYVVLTSVARDDLADGGAGWFAVTMGAIRELNPQTQIEVLTPDFWGGQGDAELTPEEKQHQRIATVVKAKPACYNHNIETVRRLQAPVRRGAKYDRTLAVLQIVKQLDSTIPTKSGLMLGHGETEAEVIETMADLRAVGCDRITLGQYMRPSLEHLPVQKYWTPTEFDRLGTIAKEMGFSHVRSGPLVRSSYHASETA
- a CDS encoding response regulator — protein: MPNKILVIDDSGVIRKTVKDMLPAGKFEIVEAKDGVEGLNLIRKERPNWIMLDFILPKKSGWDVFQEIEKQPELRTIPLVVMSGRKDEVTKEIPEPFEFFEFLAKPFDQKQLMAALKTALDKSKKRPAAAAAPAAKAAPASAAPASAAAPATAATDGAATVEIQALKQQMAKMQAEIDGLKKQNAQIMAFLQKLKK
- the psaX gene encoding photosystem I protein PsaX, which gives rise to MTAKVPKTTNATRPSTKGPYPFRTAWFLLLLGINFLVAAYYFHILV